A section of the Citrus sinensis cultivar Valencia sweet orange chromosome 8, DVS_A1.0, whole genome shotgun sequence genome encodes:
- the LOC102622005 gene encoding chromatin remodeling protein SHL isoform X1, producing MAKPKAPRRTLESYTVKSISKTIKPGDCVLMRPSEPSKPSYVAKIERIESDARGANVKVHVRWYYRPEESIGGRRQFHGSKEVFLSDHHDIQSADTIEGKCTVHSFKSYTKLDAVGNDDFFCRFEYNSSSGAFNPDRVAVYCKCEMPYNPDDLMVQCEGCSDWFHPNCINMTAEEAKRLDHFFCESCSTEGQKKLQNSQANGRHSDAKVETKRRRR from the exons ATGGCCAAACCCAAAGCTCCAAGGCGGACTCTCGAGTCTTATACAGTCAAATCCATCAGCAAAACTATTAAAC ccGGCGACTGCGTTTTAATGCGTCCATCGGAACCTTCGAAGCCGTCCTACGTGGCGAAGATCGAGCGGATCGAATCCGACGCGCGTGGAGCCAACGTCAAGGTGCACGTCCGCTGGTACTACCGGCCGGAGGAGTCGATCGGCGGCCGCCGTCAGTTCCACGGCTCCAAGGAGGTGTTCCTCTCCGATCACCACGACATTCAGAGTGCCGACACAATCGAAGGCAAGTGTACGGTCCACAGTTTCAAGAGCTATACCAAACTTGACGCCGTCGGAAACGATGACTTCTTCTGTCGTTTCGAGTATAATTCCTCCTCTGGAGCTTTCAATCCTGATCGCGTCGCTGT GTATTGCAAATGCGAAATGCCTTATAATCCTGACGATCTAATGGTTCAGTGTGAAGGATGCAGTGATTG GTTTCATCCTAATTGTATAAACATGACTGCTGAGGAAGCTAAAAGACTTGATCACTTCTTCTGTGAAAGTTGTTCAACTGAAGGTCAAAAGAAGTTGCAAAATTCTCAAGCGAATGGCAGGCACTCAGATGCAAAG GTGGAAACAAAACGACGCCGCAGGTGA
- the LOC102622005 gene encoding chromatin remodeling protein SHL isoform X2, with protein sequence MAKPKAPRRTLESYTVKSISKTIKPGDCVLMRPSEPSKPSYVAKIERIESDARGANVKVHVRWYYRPEESIGGRRQFHGSKEVFLSDHHDIQSADTIEGKCTVHSFKSYTKLDAVGNDDFFCRFEYNSSSGAFNPDRVAVYCKCEMPYNPDDLMVQCEGCSDWVQQIGGESWASTIHL encoded by the exons ATGGCCAAACCCAAAGCTCCAAGGCGGACTCTCGAGTCTTATACAGTCAAATCCATCAGCAAAACTATTAAAC ccGGCGACTGCGTTTTAATGCGTCCATCGGAACCTTCGAAGCCGTCCTACGTGGCGAAGATCGAGCGGATCGAATCCGACGCGCGTGGAGCCAACGTCAAGGTGCACGTCCGCTGGTACTACCGGCCGGAGGAGTCGATCGGCGGCCGCCGTCAGTTCCACGGCTCCAAGGAGGTGTTCCTCTCCGATCACCACGACATTCAGAGTGCCGACACAATCGAAGGCAAGTGTACGGTCCACAGTTTCAAGAGCTATACCAAACTTGACGCCGTCGGAAACGATGACTTCTTCTGTCGTTTCGAGTATAATTCCTCCTCTGGAGCTTTCAATCCTGATCGCGTCGCTGT GTATTGCAAATGCGAAATGCCTTATAATCCTGACGATCTAATGGTTCAGTGTGAAGGATGCAGTGATTG GGTTCAGCAAATTGGAGGAGAGAGTTGGGCTTCAACTATTCACTTGTGA
- the LOC102621717 gene encoding uncharacterized protein LOC102621717 isoform X2, translating to MAEQLSSSTSTSPIEANNDNISDNNNNHKDNKNKENKENVIDPELFSCMLQPATADSDPDYIGVRRLLLFRKAESGVRRRLDWRCNGKGYVAYRNYIRRPRNWESQTPSYQSTPGNSGRWLPSSSPLSLLYEVDSWSSSRDLRSGNLASSHRTSFSSTASDSDQPRRQGPEPAYSFVGMHCIFDQCKAAVTILKFGHMSSDLLAYGASDGTLTICTVSDPPKVIKLLNGHSKDVTDFDFSSNNQYIASSSMDKTVRVWELTKGDCIRVIYGVSSQLCIRFHPVFNFSTGRIIKKLVVDSEVTSMDHDHTGQLLFCGDAQGCIYSISMESHSGALSRSHRHRTTGKRKCPVTTVQYRSFSLLAGGPVLLTCTQDGNLSFFSVALEIQGYLTFRCSLKLAPRVHSIRASFCPLLSLEKGEYIVAGSEDSNVYFYDLAKPKHSCVNKLQGHRFPVVAVAWNHGENLLASSDLYGIVIVWKRAKTS from the exons ATGGCGGAGCAGCTAAGTAGCTCAACATCAACATCACCGATAGAAGCTAATAACGACAACATTAGcgataacaataataatcataaagacaataaaaataaagaaaacaaagagaatGTAATAGATCCAGAACTGTTCAGTTGCATGCTTCAACCGGCGACAGCTGATTCCGATCCCGATTACATCGGCGTTCGACGCCTCCTTCTCTTTCGCAAAGCCGAGTCCGGTGTCCGTCGCCGACTG GATTGGAGATGCAATGGGAAGGGGTATGTGGCCTATCGTAATTACATTCGCAGGCCAAGAAATTGGGAATCGCAAACACCAAGCTACCAGAGTACTCCTGGAAACAG TGGGCGATGGCTTCCATCTTCAAGTCCACTCTCCCTTTTGTATGAGGTGGACAGCTGGAGTTCTAGCAGG GATCTGAGAAGTGGAAATTTAGCCTCAAGTCATAGAACAAGTTTCAGTTCGACTGCAAGTGATAGTGATCAGCCACGTCGTCAAGGGCCTGAACCTGCTTATTCTTTTGTTGGCATGCATTGCATCTTTGATCAGTGCAAAGCAGCTG TTACCATTTTGAAGTTTGGGCACATGAGTTCTGATCTACTTGCATATGGGGCATCTGATGGAACCTTGACCATTTGCACCGTCTCTGACCCACCTAAAGTGATCAAGCTGTTAAATGGGCATTCAAAAGATGTCACAG ACTTTGACTTCTCGTCAAACAATCAATACATTGCATCGTCATCCATGGATAAAACTGTGCGAGTATGGGAGTTAACAAAAGGAGATTGCATTCGAGTAATATATGGAGTCTCTTCTCAACTGTGTATTCGTTTTCACCCT GTATTCAATTTCAGCACTGggagaattattaaaaaattggtTGTTGACAGTGAAGTTACTTCTATGGATCATGATCACACTGGTCAGCTCCTTTTCTGCGGGGATGCACAG GGATGCATATACTCAATAAGTATGGAATCCCACTCGGGTGCATTATCCCGTTCTCATCGTCATCGAACTACCGGGAAGCGCAAATGTCCAGTCACAACTGTGCAGTATCGGAGTTTCTCTCTGTTGGCAGGGGGTCCTGTGTTGCTGACATGTACTCAAGATGGAAATTTGTCTTTCTTCAG TGTAGCACTGGAAATTCAAGGTTATCTTACTTTTCGTTGCTCACTTAAATTAGCTCCTAGAGTGCACAGCATTCGAGCTTCATTCTGCCCTTTGCTTTCCCTTGAAAAAGGAGAATACATAG TTGCTGGAAGTGAGGATTCAAATGTGTACTTCTATGATCTAGCAAAGCCAAAGCATTCGTGCGTGAACAAGCTGCAG GGTCACCGTTTTCCAGTTGTTGCAGTCGCTTGGAACCATGGAGAGAACTTGCTGGCATCTTCTGATCTTTATGGGATTGTCATTGTATGGAAGAGAGCGAAGACAAGTTAG
- the LOC102621717 gene encoding uncharacterized protein LOC102621717 isoform X1, with product MAEQLSSSTSTSPIEANNDNISDNNNNHKDNKNKENKENVIDPELFSCMLQPATADSDPDYIGVRRLLLFRKAESGVRRRLDWRCNGKGYVAYRNYIRRPRNWESQTPSYQSTPGNSGRWLPSSSPLSLLYEVDSWSSSRDLRSGNLASSHRTSFSSTASDSDQPRRQGPEPAYSFVGMHCIFDQCKAAVTILKFGHMSSDLLAYGASDGTLTICTVSDPPKVIKLLNGHSKDVTDFDFSSNNQYIASSSMDKTVRVWELTKGDCIRVIYGVSSQLCIRFHPVNNNFLSVGNANKEITVFNFSTGRIIKKLVVDSEVTSMDHDHTGQLLFCGDAQGCIYSISMESHSGALSRSHRHRTTGKRKCPVTTVQYRSFSLLAGGPVLLTCTQDGNLSFFSVALEIQGYLTFRCSLKLAPRVHSIRASFCPLLSLEKGEYIVAGSEDSNVYFYDLAKPKHSCVNKLQGHRFPVVAVAWNHGENLLASSDLYGIVIVWKRAKTS from the exons ATGGCGGAGCAGCTAAGTAGCTCAACATCAACATCACCGATAGAAGCTAATAACGACAACATTAGcgataacaataataatcataaagacaataaaaataaagaaaacaaagagaatGTAATAGATCCAGAACTGTTCAGTTGCATGCTTCAACCGGCGACAGCTGATTCCGATCCCGATTACATCGGCGTTCGACGCCTCCTTCTCTTTCGCAAAGCCGAGTCCGGTGTCCGTCGCCGACTG GATTGGAGATGCAATGGGAAGGGGTATGTGGCCTATCGTAATTACATTCGCAGGCCAAGAAATTGGGAATCGCAAACACCAAGCTACCAGAGTACTCCTGGAAACAG TGGGCGATGGCTTCCATCTTCAAGTCCACTCTCCCTTTTGTATGAGGTGGACAGCTGGAGTTCTAGCAGG GATCTGAGAAGTGGAAATTTAGCCTCAAGTCATAGAACAAGTTTCAGTTCGACTGCAAGTGATAGTGATCAGCCACGTCGTCAAGGGCCTGAACCTGCTTATTCTTTTGTTGGCATGCATTGCATCTTTGATCAGTGCAAAGCAGCTG TTACCATTTTGAAGTTTGGGCACATGAGTTCTGATCTACTTGCATATGGGGCATCTGATGGAACCTTGACCATTTGCACCGTCTCTGACCCACCTAAAGTGATCAAGCTGTTAAATGGGCATTCAAAAGATGTCACAG ACTTTGACTTCTCGTCAAACAATCAATACATTGCATCGTCATCCATGGATAAAACTGTGCGAGTATGGGAGTTAACAAAAGGAGATTGCATTCGAGTAATATATGGAGTCTCTTCTCAACTGTGTATTCGTTTTCACCCT GTAAATAACAATTTCCTTTCAGTGGGCAATGCAAACAAAGAGATCACT GTATTCAATTTCAGCACTGggagaattattaaaaaattggtTGTTGACAGTGAAGTTACTTCTATGGATCATGATCACACTGGTCAGCTCCTTTTCTGCGGGGATGCACAG GGATGCATATACTCAATAAGTATGGAATCCCACTCGGGTGCATTATCCCGTTCTCATCGTCATCGAACTACCGGGAAGCGCAAATGTCCAGTCACAACTGTGCAGTATCGGAGTTTCTCTCTGTTGGCAGGGGGTCCTGTGTTGCTGACATGTACTCAAGATGGAAATTTGTCTTTCTTCAG TGTAGCACTGGAAATTCAAGGTTATCTTACTTTTCGTTGCTCACTTAAATTAGCTCCTAGAGTGCACAGCATTCGAGCTTCATTCTGCCCTTTGCTTTCCCTTGAAAAAGGAGAATACATAG TTGCTGGAAGTGAGGATTCAAATGTGTACTTCTATGATCTAGCAAAGCCAAAGCATTCGTGCGTGAACAAGCTGCAG GGTCACCGTTTTCCAGTTGTTGCAGTCGCTTGGAACCATGGAGAGAACTTGCTGGCATCTTCTGATCTTTATGGGATTGTCATTGTATGGAAGAGAGCGAAGACAAGTTAG
- the LOC102621426 gene encoding purple acid phosphatase 2-like, whose translation MIRRQQCVELFTENTQMGSLGFSSPLVVAVLCLVLNAALLVNGGKTSSFIRKVEKAIDLPLDADVFQVPPGYNAPQQVHITQGDLVGKAVIVSWVTVDEPGTNTVVYWSENNKQKEQAEGKIYTYKYYNYTSGYIHHCTIRHLEFNTKYYYVVGIGHTERQFWFVTPPEVGPDVPYSFGLIGDLGQSYDSNVTLTHYERNPRKGQTLLFVGDLSYADIYPCHDNNRWDTWGRFVERSVAYQPWIWTAGNHEIDFYPEIGETVPFKPYSHRYHVPYRASGSTAPFWYSIKRASAYIIVLSSYSAYGKYTPQNRWLEEELPKVNRSQTPWLIVLMHAPWYNSYNYHYMEGETMRVMYEPWFVKYKVDVVFAGHVHAYERSERVSNIAYNVVNGLCSPVKDLSAPVYITIGDGGNHEGLATNMTEPQPAYSAYREASFGHAIFEIKNRTHAYYGWNRNQDGYAVEADSMWFLNRFWSPIDDSTTADS comes from the exons atgataagaCGACAACAATGTGTTGAGTTGTTTACAGAGAATACTCAAATGGGTTCGCTTGgtttctcttctcctcttGTTGTTGCCGTTTTGTGTTTGGTTTTGAATGCAGCTTTGCTTGTTAATGGAGGCAAAACCAGCAGTTTTATCAGGAAAGTTGAAAAGGCCATTGATTTGCCCCTTGATGCTGATGTCTTTCAAGTCCCTCCTGGCTATAATGCTCCTCAACAG gttcATATAACTCAAGGGGATCTTGTGGGGAAGGCAGTGATAGTGTCGTGGGTTACAGTGGATGAGCCAGGCACTAATACAGTGGTTTATTGGAGTGAAAATAACAAGCAGAAGGAACAGGCTGAGGGCaaaatttatacttataaATACTATAATTACACTTCTGGTTACATTCATCACTGCACTATCAGACATTTGGAG TTCAATACTAAATATTACTATGTGGTTGGGATTGGACACACCGAAAGACAATTCTGGTTTGTGACTCCTCCTGAAGTTGGCCCTGATGTCCCATATTCATTTGGTCTCATTG GGGATCTTGGTCAGAGTTATGATTCAAATGTGACACTTACTCATTACGAGAGGAATCCACGAAAAGGGCAGACTCTGTTATTTGTTGGCGACTTATCTTATGCTGACATCTATCCTTGTCACGATAATAATAGGTGGGATACATGGGGAAGGTTCGTTGAAAGAAGTGTCGCTTATCAACCTTGGATATGGACAGCCGGAAATCACGAAATTGACTTTTACCCAGAAATC GGTGAAACCGTACCTTTCAAGCCTTATTCCCACCGTTATCATGTTCCTTACAGAGCATCAGGAAGTACTGCTCCCTTTTGGTATTCGATAAAGAGAGCTTCAGCTTACATCATAGTCTTGTCTTCATACTCAGCATATG GAAAATACACTCCTCAGAATAGATGGTTGGAAGAGGAGCTACCAAAAGTCAACAGAAGTCAGACACCATGGTTGATTGTTCTCATGCATGCCCCCTGGTATAATAGCTACAACTATCATTACATGGAAGGAGAAACCATGAGAGTAATGTACGAACCATGGTTTGTGAAGTACAAAGTTGATGTGGTCTTTGCAGGCCATGTCCATGCCTATGAACGATCT GAACGTGTTTCCAACATTGCATACAATGTTGTAAATGGTCTTTGCAGTCCTGTTAAGGATCTATCTGCACCCGTGTACATAACCATTGGTGATGGAGGCAATCATGAGGGCTTAGCAACCAA CATGACGGAGCCACAGCCAGCATACTCAGCTTATCGTGAGGCCAGTTTTGGCCATGCCATTTTTGAGATCAAGAACCGAACTCACGCTTACTACGGTTGGAACCGCAATCAAGATGGGTATGCCGTGGAAGCTGATTCCATGTGGTTTTTGAACAGATTTTGGAGTCCAATTGATGATTCTACAACAGCAGATTCATGA